The following are encoded together in the Burkholderiaceae bacterium DAT-1 genome:
- a CDS encoding FdhF/YdeP family oxidoreductase — MSTSKKQEASIRPYQGAAGGWGALASSGKFLLKHGLKKGVITLKKANQADGFDCPGCAWPDPLHGSSFEFCENGVKAVTSEATWKRADQSVFSRYTLNELRTQSDFELEDHGRLTEPLRYDAATNRYLPISWDEAFSLAGETLRALDPHKVSFYTSGRSSNEAAFLWQLMVRRYGSNNLPDSSNLCHEPSGVGLREVIGVGKGTARLEDFALAEAIFVIGQNPGTNHPRMLGELHRAHQRGATIVSVNPLKERGLERFTDPKRPSEMLTGGAETISDHYFQVKIGGDLAFLKGMMRVLIEADDAARAGGRDRVLDHAFIAEHTSGFAALREDILAESWDRIEAESGLSRAHIERAAQIYMHSNATLITWCMGITHHEYAVATIQTIVNLLLLKGNIGKPGAGAVPVRGHSNVQGDRTQGITVKPSPAWLANLQREFGFTPPAEPGLDAVATAEALIRGELQGFLSLGGNFAAAAPDSPRICEGMSRAHLTVHIATKLNRSHLYPGSVGLILPCLGRTEIDMRKGQAQFVSVEDSMSMVHQSAGINLPASPQLMSEPAIIAHLAHAAVGDAHVPWLALADDYDAIRTRIESCQQGVFPGFEQFNERIRVPRGFWLPNMAALRKWQTASGKAEFRVHPIPLDTPIHRARARAGDQVLALMSIRSHDQYNTTIYGMDDRYRGVFGGREVIFISAADLARLGFVDGQMVDLHAVTEDGVPRSVQGFRLVQYDIPQGCIAGYFPEVTPLAETSLKAKGANTPASKEIPVRIVAAGQG, encoded by the coding sequence ATGTCCACATCAAAAAAACAAGAAGCGAGCATTCGCCCATATCAGGGCGCTGCAGGGGGATGGGGAGCGCTGGCGAGCAGCGGCAAATTCCTGCTCAAACATGGCCTGAAGAAAGGCGTGATTACGCTGAAAAAGGCGAATCAGGCAGATGGCTTTGATTGTCCGGGCTGCGCTTGGCCGGACCCTTTGCATGGTTCCAGCTTTGAGTTCTGCGAAAACGGCGTGAAGGCCGTGACCTCGGAGGCGACCTGGAAGCGGGCCGATCAATCGGTATTCTCACGCTACACGCTGAATGAGCTCCGTACCCAGAGCGATTTCGAGCTGGAAGATCACGGCCGCCTGACCGAACCGCTGCGCTACGATGCGGCCACCAATCGCTATCTGCCGATCAGCTGGGACGAGGCCTTTTCGCTGGCGGGCGAGACATTGCGGGCGCTCGATCCGCACAAAGTGTCGTTTTATACCTCGGGCCGCAGCAGCAACGAAGCCGCGTTTCTGTGGCAGCTGATGGTGCGGCGTTACGGCAGCAATAATCTGCCGGATTCCTCGAATCTGTGTCATGAGCCATCGGGCGTGGGTCTGCGCGAAGTGATCGGCGTGGGCAAGGGCACGGCGCGGCTGGAGGATTTTGCGCTGGCGGAGGCCATTTTTGTGATCGGCCAGAATCCGGGCACCAATCATCCGCGCATGCTGGGCGAGCTACACCGTGCGCATCAGCGCGGTGCGACCATTGTGTCGGTGAACCCGCTGAAGGAACGCGGGCTGGAGCGTTTTACCGATCCCAAGCGCCCGAGCGAGATGCTGACGGGCGGCGCGGAAACGATTTCCGATCATTATTTTCAAGTCAAAATCGGCGGCGATCTGGCTTTTTTGAAGGGCATGATGCGGGTGCTGATCGAAGCGGACGATGCAGCCCGTGCGGGCGGACGCGATCGGGTGCTGGATCATGCTTTTATCGCCGAGCACACCAGCGGATTCGCTGCGCTACGTGAAGACATTCTGGCCGAATCCTGGGATCGTATCGAGGCTGAAAGCGGCCTGAGCCGGGCGCATATCGAACGGGCTGCGCAGATTTACATGCATTCCAATGCAACGCTGATCACTTGGTGCATGGGCATTACCCACCACGAATACGCCGTCGCCACCATCCAGACCATCGTCAATCTGCTGCTGCTCAAGGGCAATATCGGCAAGCCGGGCGCGGGTGCCGTGCCGGTGCGCGGACATTCCAATGTACAGGGCGACAGAACGCAGGGCATCACGGTGAAACCGTCGCCTGCGTGGCTGGCCAATTTGCAGCGTGAATTCGGATTCACCCCGCCTGCCGAGCCAGGGCTGGATGCGGTGGCGACTGCCGAGGCGCTGATTCGCGGCGAGCTGCAGGGCTTTCTGTCGCTGGGCGGGAATTTTGCGGCAGCCGCGCCGGATAGTCCGCGCATCTGCGAGGGCATGAGCCGTGCGCATCTGACCGTGCACATTGCCACCAAGCTCAATCGTTCGCATCTGTATCCGGGTTCGGTGGGGCTGATTCTGCCTTGTCTCGGGCGCACTGAAATCGATATGCGTAAGGGACAGGCGCAGTTTGTCAGCGTCGAGGATTCGATGAGCATGGTGCACCAGTCGGCGGGCATCAATCTGCCCGCCAGCCCGCAGCTGATGTCCGAACCGGCCATCATCGCCCATCTGGCGCATGCTGCCGTCGGGGACGCGCATGTGCCGTGGCTGGCGCTGGCCGATGATTATGATGCGATCCGCACGCGCATTGAGTCCTGCCAGCAAGGCGTGTTTCCGGGCTTCGAGCAGTTCAATGAACGTATCCGGGTGCCACGCGGCTTCTGGCTTCCCAATATGGCGGCGCTGCGCAAGTGGCAGACTGCATCGGGCAAGGCTGAATTTCGCGTGCATCCGATTCCGCTGGATACCCCGATTCACCGTGCGCGTGCCCGTGCCGGTGATCAGGTGCTGGCGCTGATGAGCATACGTTCGCATGATCAGTACAACACCACCATCTACGGCATGGATGATCGCTATCGCGGTGTGTTTGGCGGTCGCGAGGTGATTTTTATTTCGGCGGCTGATCTAGCGCGACTCGGTTTTGTGGATGGGCAAATGGTCGATCTGCACGCCGTCACCGAAGATGGTGTGCCACGGAGCGTGCAGGGCTTTAGGCTGGTGCAATACGATATTCCGCAGGGGTGCATTGCTGGCTATTTCCCCGAAGTGACGCCGCTGGCCGAAACCAGCCTGAAAGCCAAGGGTGCCAATACCCCGGCGTCGAAGGAAATCCCGGTGCGCATCGTCGCTGCAGGGCAGGGCTAA
- a CDS encoding helix-turn-helix domain-containing protein, protein MEADVLEFLAVHGEVSAMRLAKSFELPLSTMLRTLSMMAAQGMVELLPREGSPAPHVRLKQVAHG, encoded by the coding sequence ATGGAAGCGGATGTACTTGAATTTCTGGCTGTGCATGGCGAAGTCTCGGCGATGCGGCTGGCGAAGTCCTTCGAGCTGCCCCTGTCTACGATGCTGCGCACACTGAGCATGATGGCTGCGCAAGGAATGGTAGAACTATTGCCGCGCGAAGGCAGCCCCGCACCGCATGTACGCTTGAAGCAGGTGGCGCATGGCTGA
- the fdhD gene encoding formate dehydrogenase accessory sulfurtransferase FdhD, whose translation MAEVTVWRVRNGVGEQVQDCLLDEAALSLEWNGTHHRVMMVTPGDLEDFALGYCLSEAVIDHPDELLSLEIVPASGHWAALMQIPDARLAALIARGQAAPGGSSCGLCGAADLESIKRMPRVHRPSDAALRPEVICAAMQQLAPLQVLGQATGAAHAAAFATATGEIVLLREDAGRHNALDKVIGAMANARLNPAEGVLLLTSRASFEMIQKAATAGFHTVAAISAATSMAQLAAEAAGMTLCTFVRGSGLNCVAGAAGLGGYPIDEEYR comes from the coding sequence ATGGCTGAAGTCACTGTCTGGCGCGTACGCAATGGTGTGGGCGAGCAAGTGCAGGACTGCTTGCTGGATGAGGCTGCGCTGTCGCTGGAATGGAATGGCACACATCATCGGGTGATGATGGTGACGCCGGGCGATCTGGAAGACTTCGCGCTGGGGTATTGTCTGTCTGAGGCGGTGATCGACCATCCGGATGAACTGCTCTCCCTTGAAATTGTGCCTGCCAGCGGCCACTGGGCGGCGCTGATGCAGATACCCGATGCGCGACTGGCTGCTTTGATTGCACGCGGACAGGCCGCGCCGGGCGGCAGTAGCTGTGGATTATGTGGCGCGGCGGATCTGGAGTCGATCAAACGCATGCCGCGCGTGCATAGACCTTCGGATGCAGCGTTAAGGCCCGAGGTGATCTGTGCCGCCATGCAGCAACTGGCCCCGCTGCAGGTGTTGGGTCAGGCTACGGGTGCGGCGCACGCGGCGGCCTTTGCCACGGCAACAGGCGAGATCGTGCTGCTGCGCGAAGATGCCGGTCGCCACAACGCGCTCGATAAGGTGATCGGCGCGATGGCAAACGCCCGCCTGAATCCGGCGGAGGGAGTGCTGCTGCTCACCTCCCGCGCCAGCTTTGAAATGATCCAGAAGGCGGCAACTGCAGGATTTCATACCGTCGCAGCGATCAGCGCGGCGACCTCGATGGCGCAGCTGGCGGCGGAAGCAGCTGGAATGACGCTGTGTACGTTTGTGCGGGGGAGTGGGTTGAATTGTGTGGCGGGGGCAGCTGGTTTAGGAGGCTACCCGATTGATGAGGAATACAGATGA
- a CDS encoding DEAD/DEAH box helicase, translating into MTFASLGLIEPLLKSLAEQGYTQPTPVQAQAIPAILEGRDIMAAAQTGTGKTAGFGLPLLQRLSQVDMALQPNCVRGLILVPTRELAEQVSHSIRTYGQHLRVSSFAVYGGVSINPQMMRLRRGVDILVATPGRLIDLMSQNAVKLKHVHTLVLDEADRMLDMGFVRELNTIFAALPQKRQTLLFSATFSDTIRSMAVKLLNDPIGIEVTPRNEAAKTVQQSVITCDKQQKPALFCHLYESERWEQVLVFVKTRRGVDKLVKTLAAQGVEADSIHGDKSQPARLKALARFKSGEARILVATDVAARGLDIEELPLVINFDMPVVAEDYVHRIGRTGRAGASGHAISLVCADEVDLLKAVETLIKQNIPREEIRGFEAEHRVPLTNGAAFAPKRPKKPKAPKILGEGGQTIPLTPGSRKPKGAAPKPAAKPAVQGTGNQKPAGAKPATPKAGAPKPAGAASGTRRQPNIPGRGKGKKVGK; encoded by the coding sequence ATGACGTTTGCTTCTCTGGGTTTGATTGAGCCCTTGCTGAAATCCCTTGCCGAGCAAGGCTACACTCAACCCACGCCTGTGCAGGCACAGGCTATTCCAGCCATTCTCGAAGGCCGCGACATCATGGCCGCCGCCCAGACCGGCACCGGTAAAACCGCCGGTTTCGGCCTGCCACTGCTGCAGCGCCTGAGCCAGGTCGACATGGCCTTGCAGCCCAATTGCGTGCGTGGCCTGATTCTGGTGCCCACCCGCGAACTGGCCGAACAGGTCAGCCACAGCATCCGCACCTACGGCCAGCATCTGCGCGTCAGCAGCTTTGCGGTGTACGGTGGCGTCAGTATCAACCCGCAGATGATGCGCCTGCGCCGCGGCGTCGATATTCTGGTCGCCACCCCGGGCCGCCTGATCGACCTGATGAGCCAGAATGCCGTCAAACTCAAGCATGTGCATACGCTGGTGCTCGATGAGGCCGACCGCATGCTGGACATGGGCTTTGTGCGCGAACTGAACACGATTTTTGCCGCCCTGCCGCAAAAACGTCAGACCCTGCTGTTCTCGGCCACCTTCTCCGACACCATCCGCTCGATGGCCGTGAAGCTGCTGAATGATCCGATCGGCATTGAAGTCACCCCGCGCAACGAAGCCGCGAAAACGGTGCAGCAATCTGTCATCACCTGCGACAAGCAGCAAAAGCCCGCCTTGTTCTGCCATCTCTACGAATCAGAACGCTGGGAACAGGTGCTGGTGTTTGTGAAAACCCGGCGCGGCGTGGACAAACTGGTCAAGACTTTAGCCGCACAAGGCGTGGAGGCAGATTCAATCCACGGCGACAAGTCGCAGCCCGCCCGCCTGAAAGCGCTGGCACGCTTCAAATCCGGCGAAGCGCGCATTCTGGTGGCAACCGACGTGGCTGCACGCGGACTGGATATTGAAGAACTGCCGCTGGTAATCAATTTTGATATGCCGGTGGTGGCCGAAGACTATGTGCACCGTATTGGCCGGACAGGTCGTGCCGGAGCCAGCGGTCATGCCATTTCGCTGGTCTGCGCCGATGAAGTCGACCTGCTGAAAGCCGTCGAAACCCTCATCAAGCAGAACATTCCGCGCGAAGAAATCCGTGGCTTCGAAGCCGAACATCGCGTGCCGCTGACCAATGGTGCAGCGTTTGCACCCAAGCGCCCGAAGAAGCCCAAAGCCCCGAAGATCCTCGGCGAAGGCGGCCAGACCATTCCGCTGACGCCGGGCTCGCGCAAACCTAAGGGCGCAGCGCCTAAGCCCGCAGCCAAGCCAGCGGTGCAAGGCACCGGCAATCAAAAACCAGCAGGCGCCAAACCCGCCACGCCTAAGGCCGGCGCACCCAAACCAGCTGGCGCAGCAAGCGGCACCCGACGTCAGCCGAATATTCCGGGGCGCGGGAAGGGGAAGAAGGTCGGGAAGTAA
- a CDS encoding phasin family protein — MVKQQFSPMADLAGHQYDAFLRLAKVSLDSTERLVQLHMDTVRQAIDEATGDALKLTQVQDLNSATAVRNAVASKLADSFMAYSRNIHEIAGQIQQEVLRVAEENMGAFGKSIESGLDSARVSGPAGSEQFLAALKSSFAVNSAAIDSLTKAAKQVSEFANASVEAATTATANAVKGASKK, encoded by the coding sequence GTGGTAAAGCAACAGTTTTCCCCAATGGCTGATCTTGCTGGCCACCAATATGATGCATTTCTGCGCCTGGCCAAGGTGTCACTCGATAGCACCGAGCGACTGGTGCAACTGCATATGGACACCGTTCGCCAGGCAATCGACGAAGCCACCGGCGATGCGCTCAAACTGACGCAGGTTCAGGATTTGAACTCGGCGACAGCAGTGCGCAATGCCGTTGCCAGCAAGCTGGCTGATTCGTTCATGGCCTACTCGCGCAACATTCACGAAATCGCAGGTCAGATTCAGCAGGAAGTGCTGCGCGTTGCCGAAGAAAACATGGGCGCGTTTGGTAAATCCATCGAATCCGGCCTCGACTCGGCACGCGTATCCGGTCCAGCTGGTTCCGAGCAATTTCTGGCAGCACTGAAATCTTCGTTTGCGGTGAACAGCGCCGCCATCGACAGCCTGACCAAAGCAGCCAAGCAAGTCAGCGAATTTGCCAATGCCAGCGTGGAAGCAGCGACCACTGCAACCGCCAATGCAGTCAAAGGCGCAAGCAAGAAATAA
- the phaR gene encoding polyhydroxyalkanoate synthesis repressor PhaR: MAEEKRVIKKYPNRRLYDTATSCYITLEDVKQLVLENVEIVVEDAKTHEDITRSVLLQIILDEESGGQPMLSYDVLTQLIRFYGHTMQGLMGNYLEKNMQLFAQMQQRLQEQASNVYGQENPMSGNANLWGEFMKFQAPAMQNMMTSYLEQSTNMFVDMQQQLQDRAKNLWSGFGFQGFPQPGEPDKK, translated from the coding sequence TTGGCAGAAGAAAAGCGCGTCATCAAAAAGTACCCGAACCGACGCCTGTACGACACTGCTACCAGCTGTTACATCACGCTTGAGGATGTAAAGCAGCTGGTGCTCGAGAACGTGGAGATCGTAGTCGAGGATGCCAAGACGCATGAGGACATCACGCGCAGCGTGCTGTTGCAGATCATTCTCGATGAAGAATCGGGTGGCCAGCCCATGCTGAGCTATGACGTGCTGACCCAGTTGATCCGTTTCTACGGCCACACCATGCAGGGGCTGATGGGGAATTATCTGGAAAAGAACATGCAGTTGTTTGCGCAGATGCAACAACGGCTGCAGGAGCAGGCCTCCAATGTCTATGGCCAGGAAAACCCCATGTCCGGCAATGCCAACCTGTGGGGCGAGTTCATGAAGTTCCAGGCACCGGCCATGCAGAACATGATGACCAGCTATCTGGAACAGAGCACCAATATGTTTGTCGACATGCAGCAGCAGTTGCAGGATCGCGCGAAGAATCTGTGGAGTGGCTTTGGCTTCCAGGGATTCCCGCAACCGGGCGAACCCGACAAGAAGTAA
- the kdpF gene encoding K(+)-transporting ATPase subunit F: MMTWLTLLAGAVTVLLLIYLVVALLKPEWF; encoded by the coding sequence ATCATGACCTGGCTGACCTTGCTGGCAGGCGCAGTGACCGTCCTGCTACTGATTTACCTCGTTGTTGCCCTTTTAAAGCCGGAGTGGTTCTGA
- the kdpA gene encoding potassium-transporting ATPase subunit KdpA: protein MHNALIQYGLYVLVLLLLTKPMGLFIAAVMRGEQRWYTRPLRPLEKLIYGLGGIDEQEETGWKPYAIAFLAFNLLGALVLYGLQRLQGSLPLNLQQLPGLAPDLSFNTAISFITNTNWQAYGGESTMSYLTQMLGLTVQNFLSAASGIVVAIALIRGFARKSSATIGHFWVDVTRATVYILLPGSLILATLLMGQGVIQNFAPYQDATTLEISTWQQPKHDAAGNPVKDAQGNPVLEDASSPTQSIAMGPVASQEAIKMLGTNGGGFFNANSSHPYENPTPLSNFLQMLAIFIIPAGLVYAFGEMVGDRRQGWAVFAAMGIIFLFFLGVCGWAEQAGNPAFASLHIDQTAGAFQAGGNMEGKETRFGIVATTLFATITTSASCGAVNAMHDSFTPIGGLVPMWLMQLGEVIFGGVGSGLYVMLIYAVIAVFIAGLMIGRTPEYVGKKIEAFDIKMSSVVILVTPLLVLAGAAIAVMTDAGRAGIANPGAHGFSEILYAFSSAANNNGSAFAGLSANTPFYNVMLAIAMFFGRFWPAVAVLAIAGNLAAKKRIEAGAGTLPTHGPLFVCLLIGSVVLVGALTYVPALALGPVVEQLQMISVK, encoded by the coding sequence ATGCACAACGCCTTGATTCAATACGGCCTGTATGTGCTGGTGCTGCTCTTGCTCACCAAGCCCATGGGTCTGTTTATTGCCGCAGTCATGCGCGGCGAGCAACGCTGGTATACCCGGCCGCTGCGACCGCTGGAGAAACTCATCTATGGCTTAGGTGGCATTGATGAGCAGGAAGAAACGGGCTGGAAGCCTTACGCTATTGCGTTTCTCGCGTTTAACCTGCTGGGGGCGCTGGTGCTGTATGGCCTGCAGCGCCTGCAAGGGTCCTTGCCCCTCAACCTGCAGCAATTGCCGGGACTGGCGCCTGATCTGTCGTTCAATACCGCTATTTCCTTTATCACCAATACCAACTGGCAGGCCTACGGCGGCGAAAGCACGATGAGCTATCTGACCCAGATGCTGGGGCTGACCGTGCAGAACTTCCTCTCTGCCGCCAGTGGCATCGTCGTCGCCATTGCTCTGATTCGCGGGTTTGCACGCAAGTCGTCTGCGACCATTGGTCACTTCTGGGTCGATGTAACCCGTGCCACGGTGTACATCCTGCTGCCGGGTTCGCTGATTCTGGCAACCTTGCTGATGGGGCAGGGCGTCATCCAGAATTTCGCGCCCTATCAGGACGCTACCACACTGGAAATCAGCACCTGGCAACAACCGAAGCATGATGCTGCCGGGAATCCGGTCAAGGATGCGCAAGGCAATCCGGTACTGGAAGATGCTTCGTCACCCACGCAAAGTATCGCCATGGGCCCGGTGGCTTCGCAAGAGGCGATCAAGATGCTAGGCACCAATGGTGGCGGATTCTTTAATGCCAATTCATCGCACCCCTATGAAAATCCCACCCCATTGAGCAATTTCCTGCAGATGCTGGCGATATTCATAATCCCTGCCGGGCTCGTCTATGCCTTTGGCGAGATGGTGGGGGATCGTCGTCAGGGTTGGGCGGTCTTTGCGGCGATGGGCATCATCTTCCTGTTTTTCCTGGGCGTATGTGGCTGGGCTGAACAAGCGGGGAATCCGGCCTTTGCATCCTTGCATATTGATCAGACGGCTGGCGCATTCCAGGCGGGCGGCAATATGGAAGGCAAGGAAACGCGCTTTGGTATTGTGGCGACGACGCTTTTTGCCACCATCACCACCTCTGCTTCCTGCGGTGCGGTGAACGCCATGCATGATTCCTTTACGCCGATTGGCGGGCTGGTGCCGATGTGGCTGATGCAGCTGGGTGAAGTGATTTTTGGCGGGGTGGGTTCCGGCCTGTATGTAATGCTGATTTATGCCGTGATTGCGGTGTTTATCGCGGGCTTGATGATTGGTCGCACACCTGAATATGTGGGCAAGAAGATCGAAGCGTTCGATATCAAGATGTCGTCCGTGGTGATTCTGGTGACGCCTCTGCTGGTTCTGGCGGGCGCGGCCATCGCGGTGATGACCGATGCGGGCCGGGCGGGGATTGCCAATCCGGGTGCACATGGTTTCAGTGAAATTCTGTATGCCTTCTCGTCTGCTGCCAACAACAACGGCAGCGCCTTTGCCGGTCTGTCTGCCAATACCCCGTTTTACAACGTGATGCTGGCCATTGCGATGTTTTTTGGCCGATTCTGGCCTGCGGTGGCGGTGCTGGCGATTGCGGGCAATCTGGCCGCTAAAAAACGCATCGAAGCGGGCGCCGGTACTTTGCCGACCCATGGTCCCTTGTTTGTGTGCCTGCTGATTGGTTCGGTGGTGCTGGTGGGTGCGCTGACGTATGTGCCTGCGCTGGCGCTGGGGCCGGTGGTTGAACAATTGCAGATGATCAGTGTGAAATAA
- the kdpB gene encoding potassium-transporting ATPase subunit KdpB — MFDPALVKPAIVDSFKKLSPRTQMKNPVMFVVFIGSILATLLYLQALTGQGEAPAGFILTVTIWLWFTVLFANFAEALAEGRSKAQAASLRASKKNVVAKKMANATDKSKVSVVDSPSLRKGDIVLVEMGDVIPADGEVIEGVASVDESAITGESAPVIRESGGDFSAVTGGTRVLSDWIVMRVTTNPGESFLDRMISMVEGAKRQKTPNEIALTILLVALTLVFLFATVTLLPFSQFSVDVMKAGSPVTITVLVALLVCLIPTTIGGLLSAIGVAGMSRMMQSNVIATSGRAVEAAGDVDVLLLDKTGTITLGNRQASGFFPAPGVTVKDLAQAAQLSSLADETPEGRSIVVLAKQQHGIREHDLHALGASFVPFTAQTRMSGVDLPDRAIRKGAVDAIRKYAADVGLSFPKAVEEDVNEVARRGSTPLVVADSSRVLGVVELKDIVKGGIKERFAELRRMGIKTVMITGDNKLTAAAIAAEAGVDDFLAEATPEAKLKLIREYQAGGRLVAMTGDGTNDAPALAQADVAVAMNTGTQAAKEAGNMVDLDSNPTKLIEIVEIGKQMLITRGSLTTFSIANDIAKYFAIIPAMFAATYPALKVLDVMHLGSPSSAILSAVIFNALIIVALIPLALKGVAYRAIGAAALLRRNLLIYGLGGIAVPFVGIKAIDMLLTGLHLV; from the coding sequence ATGTTCGATCCGGCACTGGTCAAACCGGCCATTGTGGATTCGTTCAAGAAATTGTCGCCACGCACCCAGATGAAGAATCCGGTGATGTTTGTGGTGTTTATCGGCAGTATCTTGGCGACGCTGCTGTATCTACAGGCGCTGACCGGGCAGGGCGAAGCGCCTGCAGGATTTATCCTGACGGTCACCATCTGGCTGTGGTTTACCGTGCTGTTTGCCAATTTTGCCGAGGCGCTGGCAGAAGGGCGCAGCAAAGCCCAGGCCGCCAGCCTGCGTGCCAGCAAGAAAAATGTCGTAGCCAAGAAAATGGCCAATGCCACCGACAAGTCCAAGGTCAGCGTGGTGGATTCACCCAGCCTGCGCAAGGGGGACATTGTGCTGGTGGAAATGGGCGATGTGATTCCTGCCGATGGTGAGGTCATCGAAGGCGTTGCATCGGTGGATGAAAGCGCTATTACCGGCGAATCCGCGCCGGTGATTCGTGAGTCGGGCGGGGATTTCTCTGCTGTGACCGGTGGTACCCGCGTACTGTCTGACTGGATTGTCATGCGCGTCACGACTAATCCGGGCGAGAGTTTTCTCGATCGGATGATCTCGATGGTAGAAGGTGCCAAGCGCCAGAAAACCCCTAACGAAATCGCCCTGACGATCCTGCTGGTGGCGCTGACCCTGGTGTTTCTGTTTGCCACCGTCACATTGCTGCCGTTCTCGCAATTCAGCGTGGATGTGATGAAGGCAGGTTCGCCGGTCACCATTACTGTGCTGGTGGCGCTGCTGGTGTGCCTGATTCCGACCACAATCGGTGGTTTGCTGTCGGCGATTGGCGTGGCGGGGATGAGTCGGATGATGCAGTCGAACGTGATTGCCACCTCGGGTCGTGCAGTGGAAGCCGCGGGTGACGTGGATGTTCTGTTGCTGGACAAGACCGGCACCATCACGCTCGGCAATCGTCAGGCCTCGGGCTTTTTCCCGGCACCGGGTGTGACCGTGAAGGATCTGGCGCAAGCCGCACAATTGTCCTCGCTGGCAGATGAGACCCCGGAAGGCCGCAGCATTGTGGTGCTGGCCAAGCAACAGCATGGCATTCGCGAGCATGATCTGCATGCGCTGGGCGCAAGCTTTGTACCCTTTACTGCACAGACCCGCATGAGCGGCGTCGACCTGCCGGATCGTGCGATCCGCAAGGGGGCGGTGGATGCCATTCGCAAGTATGCAGCCGATGTAGGTCTGAGCTTTCCCAAGGCCGTGGAAGAGGATGTCAACGAAGTGGCACGCCGTGGTTCTACACCACTGGTGGTGGCAGATTCGAGCCGTGTGCTGGGTGTGGTCGAGCTGAAAGACATCGTCAAGGGCGGCATCAAGGAGCGCTTTGCCGAGTTACGCCGCATGGGCATCAAAACAGTGATGATTACCGGCGATAACAAGCTGACGGCTGCGGCCATTGCGGCTGAAGCGGGTGTGGATGATTTTCTGGCAGAAGCCACGCCGGAGGCCAAGCTCAAACTGATCCGCGAATATCAGGCAGGTGGACGTCTGGTCGCTATGACCGGTGACGGCACCAATGATGCACCGGCGCTGGCACAAGCGGATGTCGCCGTGGCCATGAATACCGGTACGCAGGCGGCCAAGGAAGCGGGCAATATGGTGGATCTGGATTCCAATCCCACCAAATTGATCGAGATCGTGGAAATCGGCAAGCAAATGCTGATTACGCGCGGTTCGCTGACCACCTTCAGCATCGCCAACGATATCGCCAAGTATTTCGCCATTATCCCGGCCATGTTTGCCGCTACCTACCCTGCACTGAAGGTATTGGATGTGATGCATCTGGGTAGCCCGTCGTCGGCGATTTTGTCGGCGGTGATTTTCAATGCGCTCATCATCGTGGCGCTGATTCCGCTGGCGCTCAAAGGCGTTGCATATCGTGCCATTGGCGCGGCGGCGCTGCTGCGTCGCAATCTGCTGATTTATGGTCTGGGTGGCATCGCGGTGCCCTTTGTCGGCATCAAAGCCATCGACATGCTGCTGACCGGCTTGCATCTGGTTTAA
- the kdpC gene encoding potassium-transporting ATPase subunit KdpC, whose translation MSKLIRPLLATFAMLTVVTGVAYPALTTLIGQTAFSDKAAGSLIHKEGKVIGSSLIAQSFTEPQYVWGRPSATSPRPYDAANSAGSNQGPTNPALIDAIKGRMDALKATDPDNHAPIPVDLVTASGSGLDPDISPAAALYQADRVARVRKLPRAQVVSLIAANTQGRQFGILGEPRVNVLKLNLALDAAAPFTAPAKS comes from the coding sequence ATGAGTAAATTGATTCGTCCATTGCTGGCTACGTTTGCCATGCTGACCGTGGTGACAGGCGTGGCCTATCCCGCACTAACTACGCTGATCGGACAGACAGCTTTTAGTGATAAGGCTGCCGGCAGCCTGATTCACAAGGAGGGCAAGGTGATTGGCTCAAGCCTGATCGCCCAGTCATTCACCGAACCACAATACGTCTGGGGCAGGCCGTCTGCGACCAGCCCGCGTCCCTATGATGCAGCCAATTCGGCAGGTTCCAATCAGGGGCCGACCAATCCGGCCTTGATTGATGCCATCAAGGGCCGCATGGATGCACTCAAGGCGACTGACCCGGATAATCATGCGCCGATTCCGGTTGATCTGGTCACTGCATCCGGTAGCGGGCTGGACCCGGACATCAGCCCGGCGGCGGCTTTGTATCAGGCGGATCGTGTTGCACGCGTGCGCAAGCTGCCGCGCGCGCAAGTGGTTTCGTTGATTGCTGCCAATACACAGGGTCGCCAGTTCGGTATCCTTGGCGAGCCGCGTGTAAATGTGCTGAAACTGAATCTGGCCCTGGACGCAGCGGCGCCGTTCACGGCACCTGCGAAGTCGTAA